A genomic segment from Spinacia oleracea cultivar Varoflay chromosome 3, BTI_SOV_V1, whole genome shotgun sequence encodes:
- the LOC110801483 gene encoding pectinesterase inhibitor 3-like: protein MARLFITILSVLAIVLLFSASSAYASDSVAESFVRKTCDDATYIDVCLDTLLHQAARINSHPKKSTRLAIMATIAEVQTVSSKLENQAKKPKLWTREVAALNECGTMIADSILSLNRAMEESQHLGGGTKRDKQSKRVSLENDVKNVQDVANRCVNDMHVAKVRDVLLTRVEEIMEPLVELATNSVDLIHHMQF from the coding sequence ATGGCTCGTCTATTCATCACCATCCTCTCTGTTTTAGCCATCGTTCTCCTTTTCTCAGCTTCTTCCGCCTACGCAAGCGACTCAGTTGCTGAATCTTTCGTCAGAAAAACATGCGACGACGCCACATACATTGACGTATGCTTAGATACACTCCTCCACCAAGCTGCCCGCATCAACAGCCACCCCAAAAAGTCCACCCGTCTTGCCATCATGGCAACCATAGCAGAGGTTCAAACCGTGTCAAGTAAACTCGAAAACCAAGCTAAAAAGCCTAAACTATGGACTCGTGAAGTAGCCGCCTTGAACGAGTGTGGGACCATGATTGCTGACTCCATCCTGTCGTTGAACCGCGCAATGGAAGAAAGCCAACACTTGGGGGGTGGAACCAAGAGGGATAAGCAGTCCAAGAGGGTTAGCTTGGAGAATGATGTGAAGAATGTGCAAGATGTTGCTAATAGATGTGTTAATGATATGCATGTTGCAAAGGTTAGAGATGTTTTGTTGACAAGGGTTGAGGAGATTATGGAACCTCTTGTTGAACTTGCTACTAACTCTGTTGATCTCATCCACCACATGCAGTTTTAA